From the genome of Effusibacillus lacus, one region includes:
- a CDS encoding selenium metabolism-associated LysR family transcriptional regulator, which translates to MQIQLLVFVTVVEKKNFSRAAESLNMTQPAVSQQIHSLEDHYGVKLFERNSKRVELTRAGEILHDYAVQILNLHQEARQAINDLVGLVTGKLMIGASLTIGEYVLPRLLAVFTRQFPDVEVAVSIGNTEVIADNALNSRIDVGLVEGPVNPANLMITPFLEDEMVLIVPSRHRLASVDTAETSDLSNETFIVREVGSGTRYVVEEVFRTLEFHPKREIQFGSTQAIKEAVEAGLGVAFISKWSIQKEIQLGTLSAVRVKGHSFPRPFSVIWKKGQFQTRAMKEFVNLTGSSDFLTALEKGSFPSPLE; encoded by the coding sequence ATGCAAATTCAACTGCTGGTATTTGTAACCGTTGTAGAGAAGAAGAACTTTTCCCGTGCGGCTGAATCGCTGAATATGACGCAACCGGCCGTTTCCCAACAGATTCATTCTCTGGAGGATCATTACGGAGTCAAGCTGTTTGAACGGAACAGCAAGCGGGTGGAACTGACAAGAGCGGGAGAGATTCTTCATGACTATGCGGTGCAAATCCTCAATTTGCACCAGGAAGCCCGACAGGCCATTAATGATTTGGTGGGGCTTGTAACCGGCAAGTTGATGATTGGGGCTTCTTTGACCATCGGAGAATATGTGCTGCCGCGGTTGCTGGCTGTATTTACCCGGCAGTTTCCGGACGTGGAAGTGGCCGTATCAATCGGCAACACGGAGGTCATTGCCGACAATGCCCTGAACAGCCGAATTGACGTAGGACTTGTCGAAGGACCGGTCAACCCGGCGAATCTTATGATCACCCCATTCCTTGAAGATGAAATGGTATTGATTGTTCCGTCCCGGCACCGTTTGGCATCTGTCGATACTGCGGAAACATCCGATTTGTCGAATGAAACTTTCATAGTGCGGGAAGTGGGATCCGGAACCCGGTATGTGGTGGAGGAAGTGTTTCGGACTTTGGAATTTCACCCGAAGCGGGAAATCCAGTTTGGTTCCACACAGGCGATTAAAGAAGCGGTCGAAGCAGGACTCGGGGTGGCCTTCATTTCCAAATGGAGCATTCAGAAAGAAATTCAGTTGGGGACCCTGTCGGCAGTCCGTGTGAAGGGCCATTCGTTCCCAAGACCTTTTTCGGTCATTTGGAAAAAGGGGCAGTTTCAAACCCGAGCCATGAAAGAATTTGTCAACCTGACTGGCTCATCCGATTTTTTGACCGCATTGGAAAAGGGTTCATTCCCTTCACCTTTGGAATGA
- a CDS encoding CAP domain-containing protein — protein MKRLSLAVLLCFSLLAAGQPARAETPPVPYTVKAGDSVWKIALKFQVGVDEIVGQNKLKNPNLIYPGQKLLIPQVDPKVRSFERRVLELTNQARAANGLKPLRYNWEVTRVARHKSEDMRDRGYFSHQSPTYGSPFDMLRAYGVSFRGAGENIAAGQPTPEEVVKNWLNSPGHRRNIMNPSFTELGCGVALGGNMRVYYTQMFVTR, from the coding sequence ATGAAACGACTGTCGCTTGCCGTTTTGCTTTGCTTTTCCCTGCTTGCAGCCGGTCAGCCTGCAAGGGCGGAAACTCCCCCTGTTCCTTATACTGTGAAAGCGGGGGATTCAGTATGGAAGATTGCACTGAAATTTCAAGTCGGAGTCGATGAGATTGTCGGACAGAACAAGCTGAAAAATCCGAACCTGATTTATCCGGGGCAAAAACTCCTGATTCCGCAAGTGGATCCAAAGGTTCGAAGCTTCGAGCGGCGGGTTTTGGAGCTGACCAATCAGGCCCGAGCTGCGAACGGACTAAAACCCCTTCGCTATAATTGGGAAGTCACCCGGGTGGCCCGGCACAAATCGGAGGACATGCGGGACAGAGGGTATTTCTCCCATCAAAGCCCGACATACGGATCTCCTTTTGACATGCTTCGGGCCTATGGCGTTTCGTTCCGCGGAGCCGGTGAGAATATTGCAGCAGGTCAGCCGACCCCGGAAGAAGTGGTAAAAAACTGGCTGAATTCACCCGGACACCGCCGAAACATCATGAATCCTTCATTCACAGAACTTGGCTGTGGTGTGGCATTAGGCGGAAACATGAGAGTTTATTATACCCAAATGTTTGTTACTCGTTAA
- the yfmF gene encoding EF-P 5-aminopentanol modification-associated protein YfmF gives MKTFVSDKGNGVNIHVLPTGKFKLNTIVVTFHTDLEEDKATQRAMIPHVLLRGSKNHPNSESIQLALSDLYGATLTGGVSKKGERQLVEFLCKVVNERYLSDSESLLEKGFELMSEVLFQPVMEDGGFSEDFVEKEKEQHAKRIDSLLDDKIVYAAERCLEEMTKGERFSIPKFGRKSHLDHIDGKNLYEVYKDLVNTAPLHVYVVGNVDPERVKALVEKYFPNNRQPTDRLRPAEVKNAPEQPKEIVEQLDVNQGKLNIGLRTRVSHGDDSYPALLMYNGILGGFPHSKLFVNVREKASLAYYASSRLESYKGILYIQSGIQIDQYEKALTIIKQQLEEIRAGKISDTEMEFTRNGLVNSFQTVQDSPENLADVHAGGVVSGRQRTVEELIESVKKVTKEEVVQMANQVQLDTIYFLRDRKGAAANA, from the coding sequence TTGAAAACCTTTGTTTCAGATAAAGGGAACGGCGTCAACATCCATGTCCTTCCCACTGGAAAATTCAAGCTCAATACCATTGTGGTAACCTTTCATACCGATTTGGAAGAGGACAAAGCGACACAACGGGCCATGATTCCCCATGTGCTGCTGAGAGGATCAAAGAACCATCCGAATTCCGAATCGATTCAGCTTGCGCTGTCCGATCTTTACGGGGCAACTCTTACAGGCGGTGTGTCAAAAAAAGGGGAGCGGCAGCTCGTGGAATTCTTGTGCAAGGTTGTCAACGAGAGATACCTGTCCGACTCGGAATCGCTGTTGGAAAAAGGGTTTGAACTGATGTCAGAAGTGCTTTTCCAACCTGTTATGGAAGATGGCGGATTTTCCGAAGACTTTGTGGAAAAGGAAAAGGAACAGCATGCCAAGCGAATTGATTCTCTTCTGGACGACAAGATTGTATATGCTGCCGAGCGATGCCTTGAGGAGATGACCAAAGGGGAGAGGTTCTCCATTCCCAAGTTCGGGCGGAAATCCCATCTCGATCACATTGACGGCAAGAATTTGTATGAAGTCTACAAGGATCTGGTCAACACCGCTCCCTTGCATGTATATGTGGTGGGGAATGTGGATCCTGAAAGAGTCAAGGCGTTGGTGGAGAAATACTTTCCCAATAACCGGCAGCCAACGGATCGGCTGCGACCGGCGGAAGTCAAGAACGCACCGGAACAGCCGAAGGAAATTGTGGAACAATTGGATGTCAATCAAGGGAAGCTCAACATCGGACTGCGCACCCGGGTAAGTCACGGGGATGATTCGTATCCGGCATTGTTAATGTACAACGGAATTCTTGGCGGCTTTCCCCATTCCAAACTGTTTGTCAATGTAAGGGAAAAAGCGTCATTGGCCTATTATGCATCAAGCCGTCTGGAGTCCTACAAGGGAATCTTGTATATCCAATCGGGCATCCAGATTGATCAATATGAGAAAGCCCTGACTATTATCAAGCAACAATTGGAGGAAATAAGAGCCGGCAAAATTTCCGATACAGAGATGGAATTCACCAGAAACGGACTTGTCAATTCGTTCCAAACGGTTCAGGATTCTCCGGAAAATCTGGCCGATGTGCATGCAGGCGGGGTGGTATCCGGCAGGCAGCGTACCGTGGAAGAGTTGATTGAATCGGTGAAGAAGGTAACGAAAGAAGAGGTTGTGCAAATGGCTAACCAGGTACAGCTGGACACCATCTATTTCTTGAGAGATCGGAAGGGGGCGGCTGCCAATGCGTGA
- the yfmH gene encoding EF-P 5-aminopentanol modification-associated protein YfmH, protein MREIRYDQLQESVFHEQLDNGLHIYIMPKPEFHQAYATFTAKYGSIDREFVIPGDTKPTVVPDGIAHFLEHKMFEEEHGDVFQEFAKYGASANAYTTFDMTTYLFSATDHLYENLQILVDFVQRTHLTDENVEKEKGIIGQEIQMYDDNPDWRSYFGVLQGLFKEHPVRIDIAGTIDSIAKITKETLNDCYKTFYHPSNMLLFVVGPFDPPKVVDLVAKNQSAKQFQPQAEIQRIYPQEPLEAANPRMEVHLSVSIPRCLFGFKEVNPGVTGRSLLERELSTAVGFDTLFSRSAELFNRLYNAGLIDKGFTWEYEVNKDYGFSVIGGNSKDPDRLMSIINAEVAKVRQEGVPRDAFELSRKKMIGKFLEGMDSPRYIARNFTSYRFKDADFFESVSVLEQLTHEQVNRRLAEHFEPKAQTVSLVLPNS, encoded by the coding sequence ATGCGTGAGATTCGTTATGATCAGCTCCAGGAATCTGTATTTCATGAGCAGTTGGACAACGGATTGCACATATATATAATGCCGAAGCCGGAATTCCACCAGGCATATGCGACTTTTACCGCCAAATACGGCTCGATAGACCGGGAGTTTGTGATTCCGGGCGATACAAAACCGACAGTGGTTCCGGACGGAATTGCCCACTTCCTGGAACACAAAATGTTTGAGGAAGAGCATGGGGATGTATTCCAGGAATTCGCCAAATATGGTGCTTCAGCCAACGCGTATACCACCTTCGACATGACCACCTACCTGTTCTCTGCAACCGATCATTTGTATGAGAACCTGCAGATCTTGGTCGACTTCGTGCAGCGCACACACTTGACCGATGAGAATGTGGAAAAGGAAAAAGGGATCATCGGGCAGGAAATTCAAATGTATGACGACAACCCGGACTGGCGCTCGTATTTTGGCGTTTTGCAGGGGTTGTTCAAAGAACATCCGGTAAGAATTGATATAGCGGGAACCATCGACAGCATCGCGAAGATCACGAAAGAGACCCTGAACGACTGCTACAAGACCTTTTATCATCCGAGCAACATGCTACTGTTTGTGGTCGGTCCCTTTGATCCGCCAAAGGTGGTCGATTTGGTTGCCAAGAACCAGTCTGCCAAGCAGTTTCAGCCGCAAGCGGAAATCCAGAGAATCTACCCGCAAGAGCCCCTGGAAGCGGCAAATCCCAGGATGGAAGTGCATCTTTCCGTTTCCATTCCCCGTTGTTTGTTTGGATTCAAAGAGGTCAATCCGGGGGTAACGGGGCGGAGTCTTCTGGAGCGGGAACTTTCGACCGCTGTAGGATTTGATACCCTGTTTTCCCGCAGTGCCGAATTGTTCAACAGGCTCTATAATGCGGGTTTGATTGACAAAGGATTTACCTGGGAATACGAGGTGAACAAAGACTATGGCTTTTCGGTGATCGGAGGCAACAGCAAAGACCCGGATCGCCTGATGTCCATCATCAACGCGGAAGTGGCAAAAGTTCGCCAAGAGGGAGTCCCGCGTGACGCATTCGAACTGAGCCGCAAGAAGATGATTGGGAAGTTCCTCGAGGGTATGGACTCTCCAAGGTACATAGCAAGGAATTTCACTTCCTACAGGTTCAAGGATGCCGATTTCTTCGAATCGGTATCGGTATTGGAACAATTGACCCATGAGCAGGTTAACAGGCGTCTGGCGGAGCACTTTGAACCGAAGGCACAGACCGTTTCGCTGGTCCTTCCGAATTCGTAG
- the murC gene encoding UDP-N-acetylmuramate--L-alanine ligase, which translates to MRIHFTGIKGSGMSSLAQIFKLKGHLITGSDVEETFFTDKLLDKAGIEVLPFCKENVRDVDIVCASAAYGSTHVELQEAAERQIPVYTYPMLLGELTREHETILVTGTHGKTTTTGLIGSLLTNAELDPTIVVGSYIETIKNNARFGTGRQLVVEACEYKRHFLNYQGKVMVVTNIDFDHPDYFKDIQDTFDAFQECAAQLPEDGALIVCGDNLARNLEAPCRLITYGLSQDNDIYAVKKGPGEFKVFVQGEYLGDMTTNLLGEHNIQNALAMVSVGLYYNIPFEVMQRTLANYVGVKRRLELKGHLNQHLVIDDYAHHPTEIRVTLHAVKENYPNANVVSIFQPHTYSRTKRLLSEFAQSFQSADWVVLTDIFASEREKEKLVDIIELVEETKKFHPRVSYIPKSELIQWLEEVSMERDDHVFLTMGAGDIYKAGEKALQKLKLSS; encoded by the coding sequence ATGCGGATCCATTTTACAGGCATTAAAGGTTCGGGAATGAGCTCGCTTGCTCAAATTTTCAAGCTGAAAGGCCACTTGATAACAGGCAGTGACGTGGAAGAAACTTTCTTTACCGACAAGCTGCTGGATAAAGCGGGGATTGAAGTGCTTCCGTTTTGCAAAGAGAATGTCCGGGATGTGGACATTGTATGCGCGTCTGCCGCTTATGGCAGTACCCATGTGGAATTGCAGGAAGCCGCCGAACGACAAATTCCCGTTTACACCTATCCGATGCTGCTCGGGGAACTTACCAGAGAACACGAAACGATTTTGGTTACCGGCACTCACGGAAAGACAACCACTACGGGGCTAATCGGATCCCTGCTGACGAATGCCGAACTGGATCCGACAATTGTTGTCGGTTCATACATTGAAACTATCAAAAACAATGCCCGCTTTGGCACGGGAAGGCAGTTGGTGGTGGAAGCCTGCGAGTACAAGCGCCACTTCCTTAATTATCAGGGAAAGGTGATGGTGGTTACCAATATCGATTTTGACCACCCGGATTATTTTAAGGACATTCAGGATACATTCGACGCATTTCAGGAATGTGCGGCTCAGCTTCCGGAGGACGGAGCATTGATTGTATGCGGTGACAATCTGGCTCGCAATCTGGAAGCTCCCTGCCGGCTCATCACCTACGGATTGTCCCAAGACAATGACATATATGCAGTGAAAAAAGGTCCCGGCGAGTTTAAGGTGTTTGTCCAAGGGGAGTACCTTGGCGACATGACGACCAATCTGTTGGGAGAACATAACATTCAAAACGCCCTGGCCATGGTGTCGGTGGGGCTTTACTACAACATCCCCTTTGAGGTTATGCAGAGAACCTTGGCCAATTATGTGGGGGTCAAGCGGCGTCTGGAATTGAAGGGACACTTGAATCAGCATCTGGTAATTGATGACTATGCTCATCATCCGACCGAAATTCGCGTCACCCTTCATGCGGTGAAGGAAAACTACCCGAACGCCAACGTCGTTTCTATTTTCCAGCCGCACACCTATTCCCGCACCAAACGGCTGCTCAGCGAGTTTGCCCAGTCTTTCCAATCGGCAGATTGGGTGGTGCTTACCGATATCTTTGCATCGGAACGGGAAAAAGAAAAGTTGGTGGACATCATCGAACTGGTGGAAGAGACCAAGAAGTTTCACCCGCGCGTCAGCTACATTCCCAAGTCGGAACTGATCCAATGGCTGGAAGAAGTCAGCATGGAGCGGGACGACCACGTGTTCCTGACTATGGGAGCCGGCGACATCTACAAAGCGGGCGAGAAGGCGCTGCAGAAGTTAAAGCTTTCGTCTTAA
- the queC gene encoding 7-cyano-7-deazaguanine synthase QueC, whose product MADAKKSVVVLSGGLDSTTCMAVAREAGYDVWPLTFFYGQKHSIELESARKVAEYYGYKDRHFIADLNGIIRGSALTDADKEIPVGRSEEEMTSEIPVTYVPARNIIFLSIALSYAESIGAEAIYIGVNALDYSGYPDCRPEFIQAFQEVINKGTVAGAHGQGIRIEAPLQNLTKAEIARLGLRLGAPLQFTHSCYLGTDPACGVCDSCQLRIKGFKEAGVPDPVPYAIQIDWEN is encoded by the coding sequence ATGGCAGATGCGAAAAAATCGGTTGTCGTTCTATCCGGCGGCCTGGATTCCACCACATGCATGGCGGTGGCTCGTGAGGCAGGGTATGACGTGTGGCCGCTGACTTTTTTTTACGGACAGAAACATTCCATTGAACTGGAGTCGGCCCGGAAGGTGGCTGAATACTACGGCTACAAAGACCGTCACTTCATTGCGGACCTGAACGGGATCATTCGTGGTTCGGCTCTGACGGACGCAGACAAAGAAATCCCCGTGGGCCGCTCGGAAGAAGAGATGACCTCCGAAATCCCGGTTACCTACGTACCGGCTCGAAACATCATCTTTCTATCGATTGCTCTCTCGTATGCTGAATCCATTGGGGCAGAAGCGATCTACATCGGGGTCAACGCCCTCGACTACTCCGGGTACCCGGACTGCCGCCCGGAATTTATCCAGGCCTTCCAGGAAGTCATCAACAAAGGGACTGTGGCGGGCGCTCACGGACAAGGTATCCGGATTGAAGCACCATTGCAGAACTTGACCAAAGCGGAGATTGCCAGACTGGGATTACGGCTGGGCGCTCCACTGCAATTCACTCACTCCTGCTATCTGGGCACAGACCCCGCATGCGGCGTCTGTGATTCGTGCCAGTTGCGGATCAAGGGTTTCAAGGAAGCCGGGGTTCCCGATCCGGTTCCTTATGCGATTCAGATTGATTGGGAAAATTAA
- a CDS encoding radical SAM protein, with protein sequence MKVNEIFFSIQGESGSIGLPTIFVRFTGCNLRCTYCDTKYSYFEGEPDTPEGVMDKVRSYGIKRVCLTGGEPLIQPREEMQQLLDLLGEDGYEVSIETDGSIDISRFRLHDKQRFILDMKVPSSAMSDKMNFENLKRIVPERDEIKFVVGNREDYEWSKDLIRQYNLDPGLGYQLIFSPIYGELTYQQLVEWLLEDRIDARFQVQLHKIVWDPNQRGV encoded by the coding sequence GTGAAAGTGAATGAGATCTTCTTCTCGATTCAGGGCGAGTCCGGTTCCATCGGTCTCCCTACGATCTTCGTAAGGTTTACCGGCTGCAATCTGCGCTGTACTTACTGTGACACGAAGTATTCCTACTTTGAGGGAGAACCGGATACGCCGGAAGGTGTCATGGACAAAGTCCGGTCTTACGGGATCAAGCGGGTCTGTTTGACGGGCGGGGAACCGTTGATTCAACCACGGGAAGAAATGCAGCAGCTGCTCGATCTGTTGGGGGAAGATGGGTACGAGGTTTCCATTGAGACGGACGGTTCCATCGACATCTCCAGGTTTCGGCTGCATGACAAACAGCGGTTTATCCTGGACATGAAAGTTCCATCCTCCGCCATGTCGGACAAGATGAACTTTGAGAACCTGAAGCGGATTGTCCCGGAACGGGATGAGATCAAGTTTGTCGTGGGGAACCGGGAAGACTACGAATGGTCGAAGGACCTAATCCGGCAGTACAATCTGGACCCAGGACTTGGGTACCAACTGATCTTCTCTCCGATTTATGGCGAATTGACCTATCAACAGCTGGTCGAATGGCTCCTGGAAGACCGGATTGACGCCCGTTTCCAGGTGCAGCTGCACAAAATCGTCTGGGATCCCAATCAGCGGGGGGTTTAA
- the queD gene encoding 6-carboxytetrahydropterin synthase QueD, giving the protein MNKERYHNKKVFVTKIFTFDSAHRLDDYIGKCANLHGHTYKLEVEVKGRTDHRGIVIDFTDLKKIVNEQIIAKYDHQFLNDHMPFNTTAENMVVFFFEIIDTYLNKLDDAQNITLQRCRLWETPTCYAEITREEFDRESE; this is encoded by the coding sequence ATGAACAAAGAACGTTATCACAACAAAAAAGTTTTCGTGACCAAGATCTTCACCTTCGATTCCGCCCACAGGCTGGATGATTATATAGGCAAGTGCGCCAACTTGCACGGCCACACGTACAAGCTGGAAGTGGAAGTGAAAGGCCGCACGGACCACAGGGGGATTGTGATTGACTTTACCGATCTGAAGAAGATCGTGAACGAGCAGATCATCGCCAAATACGACCACCAGTTTCTGAATGACCACATGCCCTTTAACACCACCGCCGAGAACATGGTCGTATTTTTCTTTGAAATTATCGATACCTATCTGAACAAACTGGACGATGCCCAGAATATCACCCTGCAGCGCTGCCGGTTGTGGGAAACGCCGACCTGTTACGCGGAAATCACACGGGAGGAATTCGACCGTGAAAGTGAATGA
- a CDS encoding bactofilin family protein: MFKKEAPAANGKVDTLIGAGTTIEGMIQTNGILRVEGRIRGELMSDGDVIVGEKGEVHANVLARHVTVGGKVYGNVLASGKMHLMKTGSIQGDIEAGTIVIEEGAYIKGVCKMVDPKSDASHPVKPELKSQQEEPESKAPSPVPEPASTVTTT, from the coding sequence ATGTTCAAGAAGGAAGCACCGGCTGCCAACGGTAAAGTGGACACCTTAATCGGCGCAGGCACTACAATTGAAGGTATGATCCAGACAAACGGAATCCTTCGGGTAGAGGGTCGCATCCGCGGCGAGTTGATGTCGGACGGCGACGTTATAGTTGGCGAAAAAGGGGAAGTCCATGCCAATGTATTGGCACGGCATGTTACAGTGGGTGGCAAGGTATACGGGAATGTTCTCGCCTCGGGCAAGATGCACCTTATGAAAACCGGTTCCATTCAGGGAGATATTGAGGCAGGCACCATCGTGATTGAAGAAGGAGCTTACATCAAAGGTGTATGCAAAATGGTCGATCCAAAGTCTGACGCAAGTCACCCGGTCAAACCGGAACTCAAGAGTCAACAGGAGGAACCGGAGTCCAAAGCTCCGTCCCCCGTTCCGGAACCGGCATCAACCGTCACCACTACCTGA
- a CDS encoding M23 family metallopeptidase, translating into MQKRQLWKPFTIMLVPHSSAQVRSIFISKTLIWLLVGIIFMMGAGAGYFVYKFSEYRRSTNEFETYKQQTEQIRKEYDSLAGTAETVNQKLEVLQQLENDLRTKNGLPPVTEKPTAEEGQGGVLQSRSGLKRPYMILNKDALAVLDKKANQRIESTHQTMDMVARKEADRKAEEQRKQEAIARTPDIWPTGSRNVTSGFGYRKDPYNGYYSLHTGIDISGSYGSPVISTAKGVVTHAGWDGGYGISVTVDHGNGLVTRYGHLSGVSVESGQAVKKGDQVGQMGSTGRSTGTHLHYEVIKDGVQVSPTQYLP; encoded by the coding sequence ATGCAGAAGCGACAACTTTGGAAACCGTTTACGATCATGCTTGTTCCCCATTCGAGCGCACAGGTTCGTTCGATATTCATTTCCAAGACTCTTATTTGGCTGCTTGTGGGCATAATTTTTATGATGGGCGCAGGGGCCGGGTACTTTGTCTACAAGTTCTCCGAGTACCGGCGTTCAACAAATGAGTTTGAAACATATAAACAACAAACCGAACAGATCCGGAAAGAATACGATTCCTTGGCCGGCACTGCCGAAACAGTCAATCAGAAACTGGAAGTTCTGCAGCAGCTGGAGAACGATCTGCGAACCAAAAACGGCCTGCCGCCCGTAACCGAAAAACCAACCGCCGAGGAGGGCCAGGGCGGAGTGCTGCAAAGCCGCAGCGGTCTGAAACGGCCCTATATGATCCTGAACAAAGACGCCCTTGCTGTTCTGGACAAGAAAGCCAACCAGCGGATTGAGAGCACGCACCAAACGATGGATATGGTGGCCAGGAAAGAAGCGGATCGCAAGGCGGAAGAACAGAGAAAGCAGGAAGCAATAGCGCGCACACCTGATATCTGGCCGACAGGTTCCCGTAATGTAACATCCGGTTTCGGCTACAGAAAAGACCCGTATAACGGATACTACTCTTTACATACTGGGATCGACATTTCAGGCAGCTATGGCTCTCCGGTCATCTCCACCGCAAAAGGGGTAGTCACCCACGCCGGTTGGGACGGCGGATATGGCATAAGTGTTACGGTAGACCATGGAAACGGCCTGGTAACCAGATATGGTCATCTTTCAGGAGTCAGTGTGGAAAGCGGACAGGCAGTCAAGAAAGGCGACCAAGTCGGACAGATGGGAAGCACGGGCCGCAGCACAGGAACCCATCTTCATTATGAAGTGATCAAGGACGGCGTGCAGGTAAGCCCCACCCAATATCTCCCGTGA
- a CDS encoding tRNA threonylcarbamoyladenosine dehydratase, with product MLHRFSRTELVIGPEGLEKMKKSTVCILGMGGVGSYAVEALARTGVGKLILVDKDVVDITNINRQIPALTHTVGMSKTQVMAERVKQINPECEVIALDMFFNEETKEEIFAYKPDYVVDAIDTITAKILLIVECKRRGIPIVSSMGAANKMDPTRFKVVDISKTEVDPIAKVIRRKLKDYGIQKGVKVVCSTELPMKPREDVRQQIVSPEVEQGQGPRKAKQPPASIAFVPPVAGMILASVVVRDMLGFKL from the coding sequence ATGCTGCACAGATTTTCACGAACGGAACTTGTTATTGGCCCGGAAGGCCTTGAGAAAATGAAAAAATCCACTGTCTGCATCCTTGGGATGGGAGGCGTCGGATCCTACGCCGTGGAGGCCTTGGCCCGAACCGGAGTTGGGAAGCTGATTCTCGTGGACAAAGACGTAGTGGACATCACAAACATCAACCGCCAAATTCCCGCCCTTACCCACACGGTCGGCATGTCTAAGACCCAGGTAATGGCAGAGCGCGTGAAACAAATCAATCCGGAGTGCGAAGTGATTGCCCTGGACATGTTCTTCAACGAAGAGACAAAGGAAGAAATCTTTGCTTATAAGCCTGATTATGTGGTGGATGCAATCGACACCATTACGGCCAAAATCCTGTTGATCGTCGAATGCAAACGCCGTGGCATCCCGATAGTCTCTTCCATGGGAGCGGCCAACAAAATGGATCCCACCCGCTTCAAAGTGGTGGACATTTCGAAAACAGAAGTGGATCCGATTGCCAAAGTGATCCGCCGCAAATTGAAAGATTACGGCATCCAAAAAGGGGTCAAGGTGGTTTGCTCAACCGAATTGCCCATGAAACCCCGGGAGGATGTAAGGCAGCAGATTGTATCGCCTGAGGTTGAGCAAGGTCAGGGACCACGCAAAGCAAAGCAACCACCCGCTTCCATTGCCTTCGTTCCGCCGGTTGCGGGAATGATCCTGGCTTCGGTGGTTGTCAGGGATATGCTGGGGTTCAAGCTGTGA
- the thpR gene encoding RNA 2',3'-cyclic phosphodiesterase translates to MGIQVPESIGDRLLRLEQVLKPRVPVKRWYGVEQFHITTNFLGELEDAGFEQAVRALKVASSHPVFSLSLEGVGVFPNARVVWGGVGGETDKLALLQKDLGEAFRPLGAEKYAKPQFIPHITLARTGDLSGVDLSGVDLGRILEDSFWLVDSACMFESVLDPAGARYPVVHKVPLVNK, encoded by the coding sequence GTGGGAATTCAGGTACCGGAGTCAATTGGCGACAGATTGCTCCGGCTTGAACAGGTGCTGAAACCCCGGGTGCCGGTCAAGCGCTGGTACGGGGTAGAGCAGTTTCACATTACGACCAACTTCTTGGGGGAACTGGAGGATGCGGGATTTGAACAGGCCGTTCGCGCTTTGAAGGTGGCAAGTTCCCATCCCGTTTTTTCCCTGTCGTTAGAAGGGGTTGGAGTGTTTCCCAATGCCAGGGTTGTCTGGGGCGGAGTCGGTGGGGAGACGGACAAACTGGCATTGCTGCAGAAGGATCTAGGGGAGGCGTTTCGCCCACTGGGAGCAGAAAAATACGCCAAGCCACAGTTTATCCCCCACATCACTCTTGCCAGGACGGGAGATTTGAGTGGGGTCGATCTGTCGGGTGTTGATTTGGGGCGCATTCTTGAAGATTCATTCTGGTTGGTTGACTCTGCATGTATGTTTGAATCGGTATTGGACCCTGCGGGAGCCCGGTATCCAGTGGTTCACAAGGTGCCTCTTGTCAATAAGTAA